The DNA segment ATTCCCGCAGGCGCAGGTGACCAGGACTTCGTGATAATCGGGATGAATGCCTTGTTTCATCAAATCTCCTCCCCGCCCTGAACCAGAACGGTTCAGGGCCTGTCGAGGATTCGCTCTCCGCACGGCGAGGTCTGGCGGCTCAAAAGCAAACGGAAAGTTTACACGAAACCCATGGATGGAGCAACCGGCCGCGCGGCCGTGCAAGAGGATGCCGCCGGCCCGCCGATCGAAGCAAAAAACCAGCCCCGGGCCTTCGGCGAAGGGTACTCCTCGCCTGCTTGTGGAGAAGGGAACCCAACTGGAACTATTTCTTGAAAAGCTGATCGAACTTCTTTCGCGCGTCATCGGCCGAGACAGCGGCGCCCGATTTGCGGGTGAGGTCAACGGACTCGCGCGGCTCAAAATAATCGCAGGAGTTGGCCCGATCCTTGTAGCGCTGCCACTCGGCCTTCGGCTCGCGGCATTCCTTCTTGACCGCCGGATCAAAGAAACGGCAATTCTTGCAAACGTGAACCGGCGAGCGGCAACGCTCGCAGGCGGCTGAAGGAGCGAGCTTCTCTCCGATCAGCTTGAAGGTTTCACCGCAACGGAAGCAATTCACCGAAGGACTCCGGAAGGTAACATCCAATCTAGCCCAAGCGACGAGGCATTGGCAACAGAAAGGCAACAAAAAGTGGATGGCAAAAAGAAAACGGTCCGGACAGCGCCCAGCGGCGCTGTCCGGACCAGCCTAGGCGATTCGGCATCGTGGACTAGGCTTGAGCTTGTTCATCCTTGCGGAGGAACTCGAGGGCAGCCGCTTCCTCCGGCGTCAGGGGCTCGGCCGGAGGCTGTTCCTCAACCTGGGCTTCGGTCACGAGCTTCATGTTGCGGTAATGCTCGAGGCCGGTGCCCGCCGGGATGAGCCGGCCCATGATCACGTTTTCCTTGAGCCCGCGCAGGTAGTCCACCTTGCCGCTGATGGCGGCTTCGGTGAGCACGCGGGTGGTCTCCTGGAAGGAGGCCGCCGAGATGAAGGATTCTGTGGAAAGCGACGCCTTGGTGATGCCCAGGAGCAGCGGCCGGCCGACGGCGGGCTTTCCACCCTCGCTCTTGACGCGCTCGTTGTCCTCGGTGAAACGGAACTTGTCCACCTGCTCCTCCAGCAGGAATTGGGTGTCGTTGACCTCTTCGATCTTCACCCAGCGCATCATCTGCCGGACGATCACTTCGATGTGCTTGTCGTTGATGTTCACGCCCTGGAGACGATAGACCTCCTGGATGGAGTTGACCAGGTAGGCCTGGGTGAATTTCTCTCCCAGGACGGCGAGGAGGTCGTGCGGGTTGAGCGGCCCGTCCATGAGCGGCTCGCCCGCGCGCACGCGCTCGCCTTCCTGGACGTTGATGTGGACACCGCGCGGGATGGAATATTCTTTTTCCGTTCCGTTGTCGGCGGTGACGTAAACCTTGCGGTAGCCCTTGGCGACCTCGCCGTAGCGGACCACACCGTCAATCTCGCTGATGACGGCCGGGTCTTTGGGTTTGCGCGCCTCGAACAGCTCGACCACACGCGGCAAACCGCCGGTGATGTCTTTCGTCTTGGTGGTTTCGCGAGGGATCTTGGCCAGCACATCGCCGGGGTAAGCCTCGTCGCCGTCATTCACCATCAAGTGAGCGCGCGAGGGGATCAGGTATTTTCTCAGGGTGCGGCCTTTGTCGGAGCGCACGATGATTTGGGGTTGGTGCTTTTCATCGCCCGCCGGAACCTGGACGACGAGCTGCGACAAGCCGGTGACTTCATCCACCTGCTCATCGATGGTCACCCCGAGTTGCAAATCCTTGAACTGGACGATGCCACCCGACTCCGTCAGGATGGAGAAGGTGTAGGGGTCCCATTCGACCAGGGTCAGGCCAAGGGTGACCGGCTGGCCATCGACGACCTTCAGTTTCGCCCCGTAGACCACCGCATAGCGTTCCTTTTCGCGGTTCTTCTCGTCCACCACCGCGATGGAACCGGTGCGGTTCATGACCACGAGGTCGCCCTGCCTTCCCTCGACTACCGAGAGATTGACAAACTTGACGAAGCCGTTGTTCTTAGCCTCGAGCTTGGTTTGCTCGGTGATGCGGGTGGCGGTGCCGCCGATATGGAAGGTACGCATGGTGAGCTGGGTGCCGGGCTCGCCGATCGACTGGGCGGCGATGACCCCGGTGGCCTCGCCCAGCTCGACCATGCGACCGGTGGCCAGGTTGCGGCCATAGCACCGCGCGCAAACGCCGCGCCGCGACTCGCAGGTGAGCACCGAACGGATTTTGACTTCCTCGATGCCAGCCGCCTGGATGGCGTTGGCCAGCTCTTCGGTGATCTCCTGGTTGACCTCGACAATGACGTTGCCCTCATAGTCTTTGATCTTCTCGAGGGAGACGCGGCCGACGATCCGATCGCGCAACGGCTCCACCACCTCGCCCACCTCCACGATGGGGGTGACGACAATACCGTCGAGGGTGCGGCAATCAAATTCACTGATGATCACGTCCTGAGCAACGTCCACCAGCCGCCGCGTCAGGTAGCCCGAATCGGCCGTCTTGAGCGCCGTATCGGCCAAACCCTTGCGAGCGCCGTGCGTCGAAATGAAGTACTGCAGCACGGTCAGGCCCTCGCGAAAGTTGGAGGTAATCGGGGTTTCGATGATTTCACCAGAAGGCTTGGCCATCAGGCCCCGCATGCCGGAAAGCTGGCGTAACTGCTGCTTGGAGCCACGCGCGCCGGAGTCGGCCATGATGTAAATGGGGTTGATCTGGCCGCGCTTGTCGCTCTCCTCGAGTGCCTTGAACATTTCGTCGGCCACGCGTTCGGTCACGTCCGACCAGATCGCGATTACCTTGTTATAGCGTTCGCCGTTCGTGATAGCGCCGTCGAGATACTGCTGCTGGACATCCACAACCTCCTTCTCAGCCGCTTCCACCAGCGCCTGTTTGTTCGCCGGGATGAGCAGGTCGTCAATGCCGATCGAGATCCCGGCCTTGGTGGCATAGAGGAAACCCAGATCCTTGAGCTGATCGAGCAACTCGACGGTGCGCTCCAGGCCCAATTGCAAATAGCAATACTGGATGAGGTTCTGCACGCCCTTCTTCTTGAGCAAGCCGTTGATGAAGGGGAAGCCTGCCGGGAGGTGGTCGTTGAAAATCACGCGGCCAACGCTCGTGTTGATGAACTGAGACGTCTTGGTGATGGCCTCGGTGTGCATGACGTCCTGATCGTCATAGGCGGTGGTCAGGTCAATCACCGGGCCGGTATAACGCAGACGGATAGGGGTAAGAAGTTCCACCTCGCCAGAGTCAAGGGCAAGGAGCACTTCTTCCACCGCACCGAAGGCTCGACCCTCGCCCTTGGTGCCGGGCTTGGAGCGGGTGAGGTAATAGATGCCGAGGACCATGTCTTGAGAGGGCACCGCCAGCGGGCCGCCGTTGGCCGGCGAGAGGATGTTGCGCGAGCTGAGCATCAAGACGGACGCCTCCACCTGCGCTTCCGGGGAGAGCGGGATGTGCACCGCCATTTGGTCGCCATCGAAGTCGGCATTGAAGGCGGTGCAGACCAGCGGGTGAATGCGAATCGCCTTGCCTTCCACCAGCACGGGCTCAAACGCCTGGATGCCAAGCCGGTGCAAGGTCGGCGCCCGGTTCAGCAAGACCGGGTGATCCTTGATCACCTCTTCCAGGATGTCCCAAACGACCGCTTCCTGCTGCTCGACCAACTCCTTGGCCTGCTTGATGGTGGTGCAGTGGCCGGATTGCTCGAGCCGGTGATAAATGAACGGCTTGAACAATTCGAGCGCCATTTTCTTGGGCAAGCCGCACTGGTTTAGCTTCAATTCCGGACCGACCACAATGACGGAGCGACCGGAGTAGTCCACCCGCTTGCCCAGCAAGTTCTGGCGGAAACGGCCCTGCTTGCCCTTGAGCGTGTCGGAGAGCGACTTGAGGGGGCGGTTGTTGGCGCCACGCAGGACGCGGCCGCGCCGGCCGTTATCGAACAGCGCGTCCACCGCTTCCTGGAGCATGCGCTTTTCATTGCGGACAATCACGTCGGGGGCGTGCAGCTCCATCAGCTTCTTCAGGCGGTTGTTGCGGTTGATCACCCGGCGATAAAGGTCGTTCAGGTCAGAAGTGGCAAATCTGCCGCCATCGAGCGGCACCAGCGGGCGCAATTCCGGCGGCAGCACGGGAAGCACATCCAGGATCATCCACTCCGGCTTGTTGCCCGACTTGCGGAAGGACTCGACCACTTTCAGGCGCTTGGCGTATTTGATGCGCTTCTGGAGGGAGGGGTCCTTGCGCATCTTGGCGCGCAGCTCTTCGCTCAGCTCATCCACGTCCACGCGCTTCAGCAATTCCTTGATGGCCTCGGCGCCCATCCCGGCTTGAAACTTTCCGGGATATTCCTTTTGAAGCTCGCGGTACTTTTCCTCCGAGAGGGTCTCCTTCTTTTTGATTCCCGGAACCTCGCCCGGATCGACGACGACGTAGCCCTCAAAGTAGAGCACCCGTTCGAGCTCGCGCAGGGTGATGTCCAGCAGATGGCCGATGCGGCTGGGCAGGCCCTTGAAGAACCAGACGTGCGAGCAGGGCGCGGCCAGCTCGATGTGGGCGAGGCGCTCGCGGCGCACCTTGCTCAGGGTCACTTCCACGCCGCACTTGTCGCAAATTACCCCGCGATGCTTCATCCGCTTGTATTTTCCGCACAAGCATTCCCAGTCGGTCACCGGGCCAAAAATCTTGGCACAAAAAAGTCCGCCGCGCTCCGGCTTGAAGGTCCGGTAGTTGATGGTTTCCGGCTTGGTGACCTCGCCGTGCGACCACGACCGGATTTTTTCCGGCGAGGCCAAGCTAATGCGAATGGAGTCGAAATCGGCGACCAGACTGACACGATCGTAAGGACTGCTGCGATACAAGGTCTTACCCTCCTTCAGGGAACCCATCCGCCAGAGGCGGAAAGAAACTCGTTACTCTTTCTCGGCCAGTTGCTTCTGGCGCTTCATCAATTCCACGTCCAGACAAAGCGATTGCAATTCGCGAACCAGCACATTAAACGATTCGGGCACGCCCGGCTCCATGACCGGTTCGCCTTTCACGATCGCCTCGTAGATTTTGGCGCGGCCATAGACGTCGTCCGATTTGGCGGTGAGCAACTCCTGCAAGATGTGGGCAGCCCCGTAAGCTTCGAGCGCCCAGACTTCCATTTCGCCAAAGCGCTGGCCGCCGAACTGCGCCTTGCCTCCCAGGGGTTGCTGGGTGATGAGCGAATAGGGGCCGATCGAGCGGGCGTGGATCTTGTCATCCACCAGATGCGACAGCTTGAGCATGTAGATATAGCCGACGGTGATGGGCTCAGCAAAGGCCTCACCTGTCATGCCATCGTAGAGGAGCGTCTTGCCGGAATCGGGCAACCCGGCCAGCCGCAGCATCTTCTTGATTTCGCTCTCGCGCGCCCCGTCGAAGACCGGCGTCGAGAAAGGAACCCCGCCTGTCATGCCCTGCGCCAGTTCGACCATCTCGTCGTCGGTCATCTCGGCGAGCCGGTCGGCGAGCGAGCTTTCCGCAAACCATTCCTTAAGCCGCTTGCGCAGGGCTTCGGTGCGGCCTTTCTCAGAAAGCAGCGCGGCCACGGCGCGGCCCAATTCCTTGGACGCCCACCCGAGGTGCGTTTCCAGAATCTGGCCGACGTTCATGCGTGAGGGCACGCCCAGCGGATTGAGCACGATTTCGACGGCCGTACCATCGGGCAAGTAGGGCATCTCCTCTTCCGGCACAATCTTGGCGATGACGCCCTTGTTGCCGTGGCGGCCCGCCATCTTGTCGCCGACCGAGAGCTTGCGCTTCATGGCGATGTACACCTTCACCAGCTTGATGACGCCCGGCGGCAGCTCGTCGCCCTTCTTGAGCTTGCCCACCTTCTCCTCGGTGATTTTCCGCAGAACGTCAATCTGCCGCGAGGTCATTTCCTCAATCTCATCAATCTTCTCGAGGATCTCCAGGTCTTTCGATTTCATCCTCATGCGCTTGAGGTTGCGGGTATTAATTTTCTCAATGATTTCGCGGGTGAGGATGGTGCCCTTGGTCAGCAAGCGCTTGTTCGTCTTCTCATCGTGCAAGTCGGTGATCAGTTCCTGGTCGCCGAGCAGAACGGTGAGCCGCTTCAAGCGCTCGTCAGTCAAGATGCGGATTTCGTCTTCGAGGTTCTTCTCCAGCTTGGCCACCTGGGCTGCTTCAATGGCCTTATGGCGCTCGTCTTTGTCCTGGCCCTTGCGGCAAAAGATCTTGACGTCCACCACCGTGCCTTCGATGCCCGGGGGGCAAAAGAGGGAAGCGTCGCGAACGTCCCCGGCTTTTTCCCCGAAGATAGCGCGAAGTAGCTTCTCCTCCGGGGTGAGCTGGGTTTCCCCCTTGGGGGTGACCTTGCCCACCAGGATGTCGCCCGGCTTGATGTTGGCGCCGATGCGGATAACGCCGCTCTCGTCCAGGTTCCGCAAGAAGCTCTCGTTGATGTTGGGGATGTCGCGGGTGACATCTTCGGGGCCGAGCTTGGTATCGCGCGCTTCGATCTCAAACTCCTCGATGTGGAGCGAGGTGTAGTAATCCTCGCGCACCAGCTTCTCGCTGACCAGCACGGCGTCTTCAAAGTTATAGCCGCGCCAGGGCATGAAGGCGACCAGCACGTTGCGGCCCAGCGCCAGCTCGCCGCGATCAGTACACGGCCCGTCGGCCAGCACCTGCCCTTGCACCACCTTCTGTCCCTTGTGGACGAGCGGCTTCTGGTTGATGCAGGTGTTCTGGTTGGAACGCTTGAATTTGATGAGCTGGTAGATATCGGCGCCCACTTCGCGCGACAGGACTCCAGAATGATCGCCCTCGACGCGGACAATGATGCGCTCGGAATCGATGTTGTCGACAATGCCGCTGCGCTTGCAGACCACCACCGCGCCTGAGTCGCGAGCGGTCACGGCTTCCATGCCCGTGCCGACAAGCGGCGATTCCGCCCGGAGCAACGGAACCGACTGGCGCTGCATGTTCGATCCCATCAGGGCGCGGTTGGCGTCATCGTTTTCGAGGAAGGGAATCAGGCTTGCGGCAACGCTGATCAGTTGCTTGGGCGAGACGTCGATGTAGTCAATCTCTTCGCGCTGCTTGAGCACAAAATTGCCGGCCTGACGAGCGTTCACCAGCTCAGGGATGATCCGGCCGCGATCGTCGAGCGGGATATTGGCCTGGGCGATGACGTAGCGGTCCTCGTCCCATGCCGAGAGGTAGAAGCAATGCGGTTGGAATTCAATCTGGCTGCGCTTGCCCAGAACCTTGTTCAGCTCTTCGACCTTTTGCCGCTCCACAATTTCGCCGACGCGGAATTCGCTCCCGCCGGCATTCGTGACCATGACGTAGTCGATCATCCGCCCCTCGCGCACCTTGCGGTAGGGACTCTCGATGAAGCCGAACTCATTGATGCGGGCGTAGCAGGAGAGCGAGCTGATCAAGCCGATGTTCGGGCCTTCTGGAGTCTCAATCGGACAAATGCGGCCATAATGCGTGGGGTGAACGTCGCGCACCTCGAATCCGGCGCGCTCGCGGGACAGACCGCCGGGCCCCAGCGCCGAGAGACGCCGCTTGTGGGTGATCTCGGACAGCGGATTCGTCTGATCCATGAATTGACTGAGCTGCGAACTGCCAAAGAACTCCCGGATCGCCGCCATCACCGGCTTGGCGTTGACCAGGTCGTGCGGCATGGCGGTGGACATCTCCTGGAAAACGGACATCTTCTCCTTGATGGCGCGCTCCATGCGCACCAGGCCGATGCGGAACTGGTTTTCCAGCAGCTCGCCGACCGCGCGCACGCGGCGGTTTCCCAGGTGGTCGATATCGTCGGTGGTGCCGATGTTTTTGCGCAGCTTGAAAAGGTATTTGATGGCGGCGTAAAAATCGCTCGGCTCCAGGGTGCGCTTGTCGAGGGGCCTTTCCGTGCCCAGCTTGATGTTGAACTTCAGGCGACCCACCTTGGAAAAGTCGTATTTGCGCGCGTCAAAAAACATCCCATGGAAGAGAGAGGTCGCGGTCTCCAGAGTGGGCGGATCGCCCGGCCGAAGCTTCCGGTAGATTTCGACGAGCGCTTCCTGCGGCGTGCGGATGGAATCCTTCTTGAGCGTCTGGCTCAGAACCACGCCGATATCGTCCCGCTCCGGGAAGAAGACGTCCACTTCAGGAATGGCGGCATCCAGGAGGGTGGCGAGTTTGTCGCCGTCCAGTTCCAGGTTGGACTCAATCAGCACTTCGCCGGTCTGGCGGTTAATGATGTCCGCCACCGTGAACGCGCCTTGCAAATCGACCGGGGTGACTTCCACCCGCTGGACGTGGGCCTTGAGCAATTCTTTGTAAAGCTGCGGGGTGATGCGCTTGTGGGCGTGGACAAGCAGCTCGCCGGTGCGCGGATGCTTGATGTCATGCGCCAGCTTCTGGCCGACCAGGCCCTCAGAAAGGTTCCAGTAGAACTTGCGGCCTTCCATGGTGATGCGCTCCACCTGATAGAAGGCTCGCAGAATTTCCTCGTTCGACTTGAGTCCGAGCGCCCGCAGGAAGACGGTGCCCACAAACTTTCGCTTGCGATCGATGCGGACGTAGAGCAGGTTCTTGTTGTCGTACTCAAATTCCACCCACGAGCCGCGATAGGGGATCATCTTGCCCAGGAAATAAGTCTTCTTGTTGGCCGAGTCGTAGAAGACCCCCGGAGAGCGATGAAGCTGGCTGACAATGACTCGCTCGGTGCCGTTGATGATGAACGTGCCGTTATCGGTCATCAGCGGGATTTCGCCGAAGAAGACCTCCTGCTCTTTGATGTCGCGGATGGTTTTGGCGCCGGTGTCGGGGTCTTTTTCGTAGATCGTCAATCGGATAGTGACCTTCAAGGGCGCGGAATAGGTCATGCTGCGCTCCTGGCACTCGTTGACGTCGTATTTCAACTGCAACCCGACCGGGTCGCCGCACTTGTTGCAAAAGGTGACGACGTTCTTGTTGAAGGTGCCGCACTTCGAGCAAAGGACGTCGCCGGTGCGATAGGGGTTGGTGATGACCGTCGCGCCGCAATTTCGGCAGGTGGCGCGCAGGTGATGCAGCCCCTTCAGGTTGCCGCACTTGCATTCCCAGTTGCCAATGGCATAGTCCACAAAGTCGAGCTGAGACAGCCCGCGGAAATCCTGGATGGGAAACACCGAGCTGAAGACCGACTGCAAGCCGGTGTCTTCGCGCTCGTTCGGCAAAAACTCCATTTGCAGGAAACGCTGGTAGGACTTTTTCTGGACTTCGATCAGGTTCGGAATCTGGATCGTCGTTTGGATTTTCGAAAAATCGATCCGTTCGCGTTCCCTGTGCTGGTTCTTTAGGTCCGCCATGCCGACTACCTCACTTTCGGATCAAAACGTTTCGGAAAAAAAGCCTCGCCTTGCGCACGGAAACACCGATCCGCCCGAGGCGGCTCCGGCGCAAGCCAAAAAAGTTCAGAAGGCGTCTCCCTTGGAAGCAGGCCTCGTCCGCCGGGCAGGGCACACCAGAGCCTCCCCGACGGAATCGGGACGATAAAGCTTCGGGATGGAACTCCAGCCGTTTGCAACCGAGCTTCTTACTTAATCTCGACCTTTGCGCCGACGTCCTCGAACTTCTTCTTGATGGCTGCCGCTTCGTCTTTGTTAATGCCCTCTTTGACCGGCTTGGGCGCGCCTTCCACGAGATCCTTGGCCTCTTTAAGGCCCAGGCTGGTGACTTCGCGGACCGCCTTGATCACGTTGATCTTGTTCGGGCCTACTTCGGAAAGTACGACTGAGAATTCGGTCTGCTCTTCCGCGGGAGCAGCCGCTGCGCCAGCAGCCGCGCCGGTCAAGACCACCGGGGCAGCGGCGGCTGCCGACACCCCAAGATCCTCCTCCAGTCCTTTGACCAATTCCGCTGCCTCGAGCAGGGTCAGGCCCTTGATCTCGTCGCGCAGCTTGTTCACTTTGTCTGCCATTGCGATTGCATCCTCCTTCTGAATTCTCAAGAGCTCTTGGTCGTTCGGCCCCGATTTTTTCGGGGCTGGCCTACGGGTTTCGGACTCCCTATCGCACCGGGCTAGCCGGCAAATTTCTTTTCTTCCACCGCCTGCTTAACGACCACTGCCAGATTGCGACTCACCCCCTGAAGGGCACCCGCCAGCCGCCGGGCCGGCGAGCTGATCAGGTAGAGCAGCTTGGCCATCAACTCTTCCCGGCTGGGCAGGGTCGCCAGTTGCTGAATCTCCTGGAGCGAGACCACACGACCTTCGATCAAGCCTGCCTTAAAAGAAAAAGCCGGGTTATCCCTGGCATACTTCGTCAACGCCTTCGCCAGTTGCACCGCGTCGGCCTGCGTGTAGGCAATCGAATTGGTGCCGGTCAGGCCTTTCAGCAAATCCGCCGCGGCTGTTCCCCTGGCAGCGCGCTCGACGAGCGTGTTTTTCACGACGCGGTATCTCCCGCCAACCTTTTCAATGGCTCGCCGCAGGTCGTTGTCCTGCGAAACCTTCAGCCCCTGGAAAGAAGACAGGATCAAGCTCGAGGTCTGCAGCAGTTCGGCATTGAGCTTCTCCACTTCGGTTTTCTTTTCTGCCCGTTTCTTGACCACGTCTCTCTTCCTTGTCCCGCTTGTCGATGAGCCCCGCGTCGGCAACGCTCGGGCGGGCCGCCGGGCTTTTTCGAGCACCCAGCTAGGCCGCAGAGGTTGCGGCGGCCTCCGCAATGGCCAGGTCAATCGGAATCCCCGGGCCCATCGTGGAAGTGAGCGTGATCCGTTTCACATAGCGGCCTTTGGCCGCCGACGGCTTCGCTTTCACCACCGCCGCAATCAACGTCTGCGCGTTCTCCGCCAATTGGTTGGCCGCAAAAGACAGCTTGCCGACCGGAGCATGGATAATGCCCGCCTTGTCCACGCGGAACTCGACCTTGCCGGCTTTGATTTCCTTCACCGCCTTGGCCACTTCAAACGTGACGGTTCCCGTTTTGGGATTTGGCATCAGCCCGCGCGGGCCAAGCACCTTGCCGAGACGGCCCACCGCCTTCATCATGTCCGGGGTGGCGATGACCGCTTCGTATTCCGTCCAGCCTTCCTGGATCTTCTGGACCATCTCTTCGCCACCAACGTGGTCGGCGCCAGCCTGCTCGGCTTCATGGACCTTTTCGCCGGAAGCAATGACTAGCACGCGCTTGGATTTTCCCAGGCCGTGCGGCAGGACAACGGTGCCGCGCACCATTTGGTCGGCGTGCTTTGGGTCCACGTTCAGGTTCATCACCAGGTCCACCGACTCATCGAACTTGACGTACTTGACCTTCTGGAGCAGCTCGGTGGCTTCCAGGAGTGGATAGGGCCGGGCCTCCACCTGCTTTTTGGCGCTCAAGAATTTCTTTCCGGCGTGAGGCATTTTACGATCTCCGCGTTTGTTTCCGGTCGCGCAACCGAAGGCGACATGCATCGGCATGCATGCCCTCGCCGTCGCATACGATCCCAGGAACGGCTTGGCTACTCCACCACCTCGATGCCCATGTTCCGGGCGGTGCCCTTGATCATGGAGACGGCCGCCTCCAGCCTGGTGGCATTCAGATCCGCCATCTTCAGCTTGGCGATCCCCTCTACCTGCTTGAGCGTGACCGTGCCCACTTTGGTCTTGTTCGGCTCGCCCGAGCCCTTGGCGATATTGGCGGCGCGCTTGAGCAACACCGACGCCGGCGGGGTCTTGGTGATGAACGTAAACGACCGATCGCTATAGATTGTCACGACCGCCGGAATGATCAATCCCTCTTGATCTCTTGCCGAGGTCCTGGCATTGAACTGCTTGCAAAACTCCATGATGTTGATGCCGTGCTGCCCGAGAGCGGGTCCCACGGGGGGAGCCGGAGTGGCCTTCCCGGCAGCAACCTGCACGCGCACCTGAGCTACCATTTTCTTCGCCATGTCTTAAGTCTCTATCGAGCGAAACCCTTCCGGATCCCGACTAAAGAATCTTCTCCACTTGCAAGAAATCGAGTTCCACCGGGGTTGCCCGGCCGAAAATCGTAACCATCACCTTGAGCGTGTTGCGTTCGGGATTGACCTCTTCCACCGCTCCATTGAAATTGGTGAAGGGTCCGTCAGTGATCTTGACCTGCTCGTTGCGCTCAAAGGACAGCCGCGGCTTCGGCTTGTCGGCAGCCGTCGTCACCCGATGCAAGATCTGGTTCACTTCCTCTTCGCTGAGCGGCGTGGGCGTCTGGCCCGTCCCGACGAACCCGGTCACGCGCGGGGTGTTGCGCACCACATGCCAGGTGTAATCGTCCATTTCCATCTCGACCAGCACGTAGCCGGGATAGAACATCTTGCTGGCCTCAACCTTTTTCCCGCCCCGGATCTCGACAACCTTCTCGATGGGGATCATGACATCGCCGATCTTGTCTTCGAGCGCAAAGGCCTGGATCCGGCCTTTGAGCGAATCGGCCACTTTCCTCTCAAATCCCGAGTAGGTATGAACGATGTACCACTGTTTCGGCATCGCGTCCCTTTACGGCTTGAATTTCTCAAAAATAAACTGGACTGCGCGCTGCACCCCGTTGTCCACCAGCCAGAAGTAGAGTCCGAAGAAGAAGACCGTCACGATGACGACGAGGGTGGTGGCACGCACGTCGTTCCAACTCGGCCAGGTCACGTGGCGCAACTCCATCCGCACATCGTGGAAGAATTCGCGCACTCGCCCCAGCCCGGCCTTGGGCTTTTCCACCCAGCCGGACAACGCCCCCGCTGCATTCGACATATCTTTCACCTTCGTGTCGGCCATCGCTTGGTTTCCCGCCGCCTTTCCCCTTCCCCCACGGCCTATCCCCAGGCGTCGGGATTGGCAGGGGAGGAGGGATTCGAACCCCCACATCCGGTTTTGGAGACCGGCGGTCTACCGTTGAACCTACTCCCCTTTGCCCCGAAAC comes from the Candidatus Acidiferrales bacterium genome and includes:
- the rplL gene encoding 50S ribosomal protein L7/L12; amino-acid sequence: MADKVNKLRDEIKGLTLLEAAELVKGLEEDLGVSAAAAAPVVLTGAAAGAAAAPAEEQTEFSVVLSEVGPNKINVIKAVREVTSLGLKEAKDLVEGAPKPVKEGINKDEAAAIKKKFEDVGAKVEIK
- the rplJ gene encoding 50S ribosomal protein L10, coding for MVKKRAEKKTEVEKLNAELLQTSSLILSSFQGLKVSQDNDLRRAIEKVGGRYRVVKNTLVERAARGTAAADLLKGLTGTNSIAYTQADAVQLAKALTKYARDNPAFSFKAGLIEGRVVSLQEIQQLATLPSREELMAKLLYLISSPARRLAGALQGVSRNLAVVVKQAVEEKKFAG
- the rplA gene encoding 50S ribosomal protein L1; this encodes MPHAGKKFLSAKKQVEARPYPLLEATELLQKVKYVKFDESVDLVMNLNVDPKHADQMVRGTVVLPHGLGKSKRVLVIASGEKVHEAEQAGADHVGGEEMVQKIQEGWTEYEAVIATPDMMKAVGRLGKVLGPRGLMPNPKTGTVTFEVAKAVKEIKAGKVEFRVDKAGIIHAPVGKLSFAANQLAENAQTLIAAVVKAKPSAAKGRYVKRITLTSTMGPGIPIDLAIAEAAATSAA
- the rplK gene encoding 50S ribosomal protein L11, yielding MAKKMVAQVRVQVAAGKATPAPPVGPALGQHGINIMEFCKQFNARTSARDQEGLIIPAVVTIYSDRSFTFITKTPPASVLLKRAANIAKGSGEPNKTKVGTVTLKQVEGIAKLKMADLNATRLEAAVSMIKGTARNMGIEVVE
- the nusG gene encoding transcription termination/antitermination protein NusG: MPKQWYIVHTYSGFERKVADSLKGRIQAFALEDKIGDVMIPIEKVVEIRGGKKVEASKMFYPGYVLVEMEMDDYTWHVVRNTPRVTGFVGTGQTPTPLSEEEVNQILHRVTTAADKPKPRLSFERNEQVKITDGPFTNFNGAVEEVNPERNTLKVMVTIFGRATPVELDFLQVEKIL
- the secE gene encoding preprotein translocase subunit SecE; amino-acid sequence: MADTKVKDMSNAAGALSGWVEKPKAGLGRVREFFHDVRMELRHVTWPSWNDVRATTLVVIVTVFFFGLYFWLVDNGVQRAVQFIFEKFKP